The window GGCCAAACCACATAAATTTTgacatttaattttctttttggccCATAAGGTTTTTCTAAAATGGCAGTGGCAGCCTGATAATCCCACCAGCATGCTTTACAGCTCCTCCATCCCACTCTTCTTATGATTCTATTCTCTTAATTCCATTTTCTTGTTTCAAAGACAAGAATTATTtgtaagagagaaaagagtaaGAGTACTGCACTGTATATATCATCAATATCATCATTTTTGGTTAATTAGATTTTCGGTGGAGATAGAGACAGAGAAAGATGGCAGCTAAAGAAGGTCCAACTTTGGAGTACACCCCAACGTGGGTTGTTGCTGTTGTGTGCAGTGTTATCGTCGCCATCTCTCTCGCCGTTGAACGTCTCCTTCACTACACTGGCAAGGCATGTCTAGTATTTGTGCATGTCAATCTCTTTTCTGCATCCATCATTTCAATTTCCTTATTAGTCTTAGACTACTTTGGTAAACTGATCATCATCAATTATTCATATAATGAAtgactctctctttttcagtATCTCAAGAAAAAGAACCAGAAGCCTCTCTTTCAAGCCTTACAGAAGATCAAAGAAGGTCACCAGTactctcaactctctctctctattacaTTTATATAAACATACATATAGAGTTGGATATATTCTGGGTGTGCCTGACCATATCGTTTTATATTGTAAATGAATGCAGAGTTGATGTTGTTGGGCTTCATATCACTGCTACTCACAGTGTTCCAATCACGgattgaaaaactttgcataTCCGAGAACTTAGCCAAAGAGTGGTTGCCTTGTAAATTAACAGatgcatcttcttcttcttctactactACCCATTTCCAAACCTTGTTCACTTCTTTTATTCCCCGTCGCCTCCTCGCCGAGGCAACAACTACTCCCGAAGAATATTGTGCTAAGATGGGGGTACTTaaaaactttttctctttctaaatttTGGAACTTAACCGCAATCAGTGCTTGTATCCATATTACTATTTTGGCTATTGGTGATTGATTAATGGGGTTTTctagttttgttgttttttttaatcaaagtaGATACGAATATATCACAAAGGAATCAATTTTTAGTGGAGTCAGTTGATTTTATCAACGCACCAaaacaatttttgtattttggtttgTAGATTGTAGTTTGTAGTTTGTAGTGTATTGAGTACTGTTtattgggggtgggggggaagggccatatgaattttttttttttttttttttaaagcaaactACAGATCAATTTTTTAATCATGACTTGACTtggaataatatttaatttttgaagtcttataaaaacaaatatattattgattGGTGGAATCTTCCAGTCAGTCTTCTCAAAGCACATGCATTGGTTGCAAATGCATATTCTCTTCTTATCTACATACATGTTAAATCAACGTGCAGGGTGGATTGTTTGAAATGTCACATATTTGGAATCCTACATTTCACTTTTCACTTTCTACTTTCTTGATTCctcataatttgttttttctatcATCTTAGTTCAATCCGATTTTGAAACACAAAGGATCATTTTGATTGGGTTGACACTTTACTCCCTCTCTCATTTCTGAAAGACAAAATTTACATAATCTAATTGGTCTGGATGGTTTtacagaaaaaaagaagaagttataaTCACATTTGCCATCAATGAACTAATTAGGCGCAGAATTAGAACATGTCATAATCCCCAGCATTGTTAATCAAGTTAACCTGGAATAAATAAGAAGATTTGAGAACCGAGGTTCTTAATGCTCATGTTTTAAATACTGCCTAGCATATATGTTTGCTGTTTCAGGGCTTTCCCTGTCTTCCTGGTCACTTACTTAAGATTTCATAGTAAAAAGACTTAGAACTTGGAGATTCAGCTGTTATGAAATCAGCCTCCTGGGGTCTGTAAAAATCAAACTCCAGAAGATACAACAATGCAATTGTTTATAGGTAAAGCACACATATAATCAACGTGATCATTAAAACAGAGTAAATTGCGCTAGTTAGCTTGTCCTGAATTACCTTCTTTTTCCTGTATAATAGAAAGATACAACGGCACATAAGTAAATTGAACTTAGCTTCTATACATAAGAGTCTTTCTTACCTGATGAAGCACCAACTTTCTTCTGATATGCATTGCCAATGTAACAGCAAGGGTAACTCCctaaataaatcattaaactTTCACAAAATATTAAGGTTCTAGTCATGGATAAGGTTTCAAGCAGATATGTTTGACTGATTATTTTGGATATGACTTCACAAACTCTTACTAGCCAGGGTGCATTTTCAGAGTAAATTCTATATAACCTTAGATGAAGCATCCCATATATTCTTATTGAAGAGTTTTTTGGTGTTCCAAAGAGCCAAAaagatttttctaaaaaattggtCTTTTAATCTTTGGAGTGCTTATTTTTTCAACTAATTCCTTCAATTGCTAGTTATATCTTCAGTACCCTTATATGATACACCAGATAGCCTTAGAGCAATATGACCTGAGGTGATTGTTAATAGCAGAGTTCTCTCCAAAGCAGTGAAAAAGAATTGCAGAGTATACATGCCCCTTTGAGGCTATAGGACATTAGTTACTGTTCCTTATTGTTGgcagtttctttttttttctgttcttttcttctcctcctttttcCTGATTGTTGAGGCTATAGACTCTTGTTCAATCTTCTGCAATAGCTAAATCTTACTGGTAGGAGGCCTGTATTACAAAATTGTCAGCTAATGTTAAATTgttaatacaaacaaaatatttttactctCCACTGTTTGAAATTGAATAGATCAACATCTTCTAGTGTGGACagaattatgtaatttttttttcccagttgAGACCTTTGTGcgttataacttataagcaTGCACAACTGAACTCAGCATCATATAAAGTTATTAAGGTCTTCGAAGAATGCTCTAGGAATGCAATCAAAATCTAATTTGTTAACAAAGGTTGCACAGGCGTTTATGAATTGAAATATCTTATtagttttttgctttctttacaTCATTTTTGCAGGGAAAGGTCCCACTGTTATCTTCTACTGCACTGCATCATCTTCACATATTTATCTTTGTGTTAGCTGTTGTGCATGTGACTTTCTGTGCTCTAACCATTCTTTTCGGAGGAGCAAAGGTTAGTTGTCCCTATTCTTACAATTatctttctatttattttctttttttaattataaccAAGAATTTTCATTCCTTAACCTTAGagtcaattttttaataatatgttttAATGGTGTAGATACGTCAATGGAAACATTGGGAGGATTCTATCTTTAAAAAGGAAAACGATCCAGAAGAAGGTAATGctcaatttctcattaaaagtTTTAAGTCTACATATTTTCCTGTGTTATGTTTCCTTCTGCTGAATCTCggatcataaaataaattttttccgTACCTCAATTCTTTTGGACTGAATGTTATAGAATTGAGTCACTCAGAATTTTCCACTATGGCCTGAAATTTCATCATTCACCCTGAAGTGTGTGCATTTTTTTTAGTATCCAACAACTACTTGCCGTTGTTTACATCTTTTCTCATGAAAATACTGTATTTGCAGTTCTGAAAACAAACTTTACACAAGTCCAAGATCACGATTTTATCAGGAATCGCTTTCTGGGTATTGGCAAAGATTCAGCTTTGTTAGGATGGGTGGTAAGTTATAGAACCCTTTATAATCAAGTCAATCTACCTGTTTGACAACTAATACCAACTATGATTACAACCGCTAATAATTTGATTCATCAACGTTATTAAAAGGATTATGTAATGATCATACTTATCAATAGTTTTCATGATGGAGAGCATTCATTTCAGCATGGTTTCTTGGTCTCACTTCTTCAGAATATAAATTTCATTGatgaaatttgtgaaaaattacAAAGTGACCATACTGACCATTTCCATTTTAAATTCGTTTGATTAAAAGTTGGCTTACTAAGATTCATAACTTAATAGTTTCCAACTGTATCCCAGGTTGTTTTATAAAtatcaggaaaaagaaaaaccactaTCTTTTACCTCTTCTTATATGCCAGACTacacgtaatttttttttaaaacccatgTACTACTCAAATGTTAACAAGCCTGAAATGCATAGGGAAACGTCAGTttcaagaccaaaaaaaaaaagagagagagagagagagagattaacaAAAACATGACTTCACTCTGAAAATTTAAATGTACGTTGTAGATCACCTTTCCTGTGCATTTTATGTATAATAATCAAGACAGAAATATTTCAGTTATGACATTAGAATATGACTTCTACAgccataatatatataaaagacagAAATCATTCAAAATACACGAATTTGTTCTTCTCTACTATTacaaatgatttattttttttaatgacatcaTCATTTTCAGCAATCATTTTTCAAGCAATTTTATGGGTCTGTGACCAAAACAGATTATCTGACAATGCGACTGGGCTTCATTATGGTAAGTTATATAAAGTTCTACATGtattcaatttattattattttttttttcaaaaccccATTACTTTTTACTTCACTAGATAATCTTTCTGatttttaatatctttcttTCCTATAGACTCATTGCAGAGGAAACCCACAGTTTAATTTCCACAATTACATGATTCGTGCCCTTGAAGCTGATTTCAGGAAAGTCGTTGGAATAAGGTTAGTCACAATTATAGACATTCCAAGTGCACTCATTatcttattttctatattttgagCTTTACTACTTCTAATGTGGAGTACATCTTATAAGgttaaaccaataaaaaaagagtacagACTTAGAAGGTTTcctcttttgttttaaaaatgttaGCACTTCTATTTTCCATGTATCATACTACAATATACTAGCTCTCCGTGCACTAAGTACTTTCTAATCTGATTCCTCTAAGTTGATAGATCCTACTAAATTCTAAGTTCATCAATTGCAGTTGGTATCTTTGGTTATTTGTGGTCATTTTCTTGTTGCTGAATGTGGCTGGTAagctctctcactctcacaatgTGAGACTCACATTAACAAAGTGTAACAGGTTTTTCGCACATAATTGAATTTGTGGCCCTTAGGCCAT of the Quercus robur chromosome 10, dhQueRobu3.1, whole genome shotgun sequence genome contains:
- the LOC126702704 gene encoding MLO-like protein 1 isoform X1: MAAKEGPTLEYTPTWVVAVVCSVIVAISLAVERLLHYTGKYLKKKNQKPLFQALQKIKEELMLLGFISLLLTVFQSRIEKLCISENLAKEWLPCKLTDASSSSSTTTHFQTLFTSFIPRRLLAEATTTPEEYCAKMGGKVPLLSSTALHHLHIFIFVLAVVHVTFCALTILFGGAKIRQWKHWEDSIFKKENDPEEVLKTNFTQVQDHDFIRNRFLGIGKDSALLGWVQSFFKQFYGSVTKTDYLTMRLGFIMTHCRGNPQFNFHNYMIRALEADFRKVVGISWYLWLFVVIFLLLNVAGLHMYFWIAFIPFVLLLAVGTKLEHVIIQLAHEIAEKHVAIAGALVVQPSDDHFWFHRPRIVLLLIHIILFQNSFELAVFFWIWVQYGFDSCIMGEISYIIPRLVIGVFVQFICSYSTLPLYAIVTQMGSSFKKAIFEEHIQEGLVGWAQKAKKNRGLRKAANGSTTTTTQGSTTHASGQMSSKETTPLAIQMSEVSAMEEGNAGEIAAATLYGGHR
- the LOC126702704 gene encoding MLO-like protein 1 isoform X2 translates to MLLGFISLLLTVFQSRIEKLCISENLAKEWLPCKLTDASSSSSTTTHFQTLFTSFIPRRLLAEATTTPEEYCAKMGGKVPLLSSTALHHLHIFIFVLAVVHVTFCALTILFGGAKIRQWKHWEDSIFKKENDPEEVLKTNFTQVQDHDFIRNRFLGIGKDSALLGWVQSFFKQFYGSVTKTDYLTMRLGFIMTHCRGNPQFNFHNYMIRALEADFRKVVGISWYLWLFVVIFLLLNVAGLHMYFWIAFIPFVLLLAVGTKLEHVIIQLAHEIAEKHVAIAGALVVQPSDDHFWFHRPRIVLLLIHIILFQNSFELAVFFWIWVQYGFDSCIMGEISYIIPRLVIGVFVQFICSYSTLPLYAIVTQMGSSFKKAIFEEHIQEGLVGWAQKAKKNRGLRKAANGSTTTTTQGSTTHASGQMSSKETTPLAIQMSEVSAMEEGNAGEIAAATLYGGHR